A DNA window from Cervus elaphus chromosome 17, mCerEla1.1, whole genome shotgun sequence contains the following coding sequences:
- the TIGD2 gene encoding tigger transposable element-derived protein 2, with translation MLGKRKRVVLTIKDKLDIIKKLEEGISFKKLSVVYGIGESTVRDIKKNKERIINYANSSDPTSGVSKRKSMKSSTYEELDRVMIEWFNQQKTDGIPVSGTICAKQAKFFFDALGMEGDFNASSGWLTRFKQRHGIPKAAGKGTKLKGDETAASEFCGNFQEFVERESLQPEQIYGADQTGLFWKCLPSRTLALETEQSSSGYRSSRERIIIMCCANATGLHKLNLCVVGKAKKPRAFKGADLSNLPVTYFSQKSAWIEHSVFRQWFEKYFVPQVQKHLKSKGLLEKAVLLLDFPPAHPSEELLSSDDGRIIVKYLPPNVTSLIQPMSQGVLATVKRHYRAGLLQKYMDEGIDPRMFWKNLTVLDAIYEVSRAWNMVKSSTITKAWKKLFPGTEENSGMNIDEGAILAANLATVLQNTEDCEHVDLENIDQWFDSRSNDSSCQVLTDSECVEDQARPAETKPSSKTRKTELNPEKHISHKAALEWTENLLDYLEQQDDMLLSDKLVLRRLRTIIRRKQKIQNNKSH, from the coding sequence ATGTTGGGGAAACGAAAGCGTGTGGTGTTGACAATTAAGGACAAGCTTGACATTATTAAgaaactggaggagggcatctcTTTCAAAAAACTTTCTGTGGTATATGGAATTGGTGAATCCACAGTTCGtgatattaaaaagaacaaagaaaggatAATAAACTATGCCAACAGTTCAGATCCTACAAGTGGGGTATCCAAACGTAAATCTATGAAGTCGTCCACATATGAAGAACTTGACAGAGTTATGATAGAGTGGTTCAACCAACAGAAAACAGATGGAATTCCAGTGTCGGGAACGATTTGTGCAAAACAagccaaatttttttttgatgctcTGGGGATGGAAGGTGATTTTAATGCATCCTCTGGCTGGCTGACTAGATTCAAGCAGCGCCATGGTATTCCAAAGGCTGCTGGTAAaggaacaaaattaaaaggagatgAAACTGCTGCCAGTGAGTTTTGTGGTAACTTTCAGGAATTCGTTGAGAGAGAGAGTCTACAACCAGAACAAATTTATGGTGCTGATCAAACTGGATTGTTCTGGAAATGCTTACCATCAAGGACATTAGCTCTTGAAACTGAGCAGAGTTCTTCTGGTTATCGATCAAGCAGAGAGAGAATCATTATTATGTGTTGTGCAAATGCCACTGGTTTACACAAACTTAATCTTTGTGTTGTGGGAAAAGCGAAAAAACCTCGTGCATTCAAAGGAGCTGACCTTTCAAACCTTCCTGTTACTTATTTCAGTCAAAAAAGTGCGTGGATAGAACATTCTGTTTTCAGACAgtggtttgaaaaatattttgtgccACAGGTACAGAAGCATTTGAAATCCAAGGGGCTTCTAGAAAAAGCAGTGCTCCTTTTGGACTTTCCTCCAGCGCATCCAAGTGAAGAATTGTTGAGTTCAGATGACGGCAGAATAATTGTGAAATATTTACCACCAAATGTCACAAGTCTCATTCAACCTATGAGCCAAGGAGTTCTAGCCACAGTAAAAAGACACTACCGAGCAGGACTTCTCCAGAAATACATGGATGAAGGAATTGACCCTAGAATGTTCTGGAAGAATTTGACAGTGTTAGATGCAATTTATGAAGTGTCAAGAGCTTGGAACATGGTAAAGTCAAGTACCATAACCAAAGCGTGGAAAAAACTTTTCCCTGGCACTGAAGAGAATTCAGGCATGAACATTGATGAAGGAGCCATTTTAGCAGCTAACTTAGCAACAGTTTTACAGAACACAGAAGACTGTGAACATGTTGACCTTGAAAATATTGATCAGTGGTTTGACTCTCGGAGTAACGATTCAAGCTGTCAGGTCCTAACTGACAGTGAATGTGTGGAGGACCAGGCCAGGCCTGCCGAGACCAAGCCTTCCAGTAAGACTAGAAAAACAGAATTGAATCCAGAGAAGCATATTAGCCATAAAGCTGCACTTGAATGGACCGAAAATTTACTGGATTATCTAGAACAACAAGATGACATGCTTCTGTCTGATAAACTCGTATTGCGAAGGCTTCGAACCAtaataagaagaaaacagaagatccAGAATAACAAAAGTCATTAA